The Lates calcarifer isolate ASB-BC8 linkage group LG6, TLL_Latcal_v3, whole genome shotgun sequence genome includes a region encoding these proteins:
- the LOC108873278 gene encoding L-rhamnose-binding lectin CSL2 translates to MAAVEGKADFNSPANIGSSSTMLCFRLSTTLLLAATCLLIGSGFSRAQMSGGYDESTTKRVITCEGPYNIHRLSCETGVIIVQTALYGRADREMCSEGRPAHSLTNTECFQHGTLEVLKKRCDGKKVCELNLNVIQTSDPCFGIYKYLDTTFTCFLANAWTQIQQ, encoded by the exons TTCAACTCTCCAGCTAACATCGGATCCTCTAGCACCATGCTCTGCTTCAGACTCAGCACCACGCTGT tgctGGCAGCAACATGTCTACTTATTGGTTCAG GCTTTTCCAGAGCCCAGATGTCAGGTGGCTACGATGAATCCACTACAAAGAGGGTGATTACCTGTGAGGGCCCCTACAACATCCATCGCCTGAGCTGTG AGACTGGAGTGATCATTGTCCAAACAGCTCTGTATGGAcgtgcagacagagagatgtgcAGTGAGGGCAGACCTGCACACAGTCTGACCAACACAGAGTGCTTTCAGCACGGCACTCTGGAAGTCCTCAAGAAAAg ATGTGATGGAAAGAAAGTATGTGAACTGAACCTAAATGTTATTCAGACCTCTGATCCCTGCTTTGGAATCTACAAATACCTGGACACCACCTTCACCTGCTTCCTAGCAA ATGCTTGGACCCAGATTcaacagtaa